In a single window of the Cervus elaphus chromosome 1, mCerEla1.1, whole genome shotgun sequence genome:
- the LOC122701866 gene encoding LOW QUALITY PROTEIN: olfactory receptor 6-like (The sequence of the model RefSeq protein was modified relative to this genomic sequence to represent the inferred CDS: substituted 1 base at 1 genomic stop codon) has protein sequence MWKENITHISEFVLVGFPTYPWLQVLLFFLFLITYLFVLLENVVIILTVWVTGSLHKPMYYFLGTMSFLETWYISVTVPKMLAGFLLCPNTISFLGCMTXLYFFMSLACTECVLLAAMAYDRYVAICWPLRYPVMMTTEFCVQLTISSWLSGFTVSMAKVYFISQVSFCGNNILNHFFCDVSPILKLACMDSSVAEMVDFVLAIIILVFPLSATVLSYAFIVSAILHIPSATGQRKAFSTCASHLIVVVIFYTAVIFMYVRPRAIASFNSNKLISAIYAVFTPMLNPIIYCLRNKEVKNAIRKTMASGQALFLRDSLC, from the coding sequence ATGTGGAAGGAAAATATCACTCATATTAGTGAATTTGTCCTGGTGGGCTTCCCTACTTACCCTTGGCTGCAagttctgcttttcttcctcttcctcatcacCTACCTGTTTGTGCTGTTGGAGAATGTAGTCATCATCCTCACTGTATGGGTAACTGGATCCCTGCACAAGCCCATGTATTACTTTCTGGGCACCATGTCCTTTCTGGAGACCTGGTATATATCTGTCACAGTCCCCAAGATGCTGGCTGGATTCCTGCTTTGTCCCAATACCATCTCCTTCTTGGGATGCATGACCTAGCTCTATTTCTTCATGTCACTTGCCTGTACTGAGTGTGTGCTCTTGGctgccatggcctatgaccgttATGTGGCTATATGTTGGCCTCTTCGCTATCCGGTTATGATGACCACAGAATTTTGTGTTCAGCTAACCATCAGTTCCTGGCTGAGCGGCTTTACTGTCTCCATGGCAAAAGTATACTTCATCTCCCAAGTTTCCTTCTGTGGTAATAATATCTTGAATcattttttctgtgatgtttcccCCATCCTCAAACTGGCCTGCATGGACTCATCTGTGGCAGAGATGGTAGACTTTGTGCTAGCCATCATCATCCTTGTGTTTCCTCTCTCAGCCACCGTCCTTTCCTATGCCTTCATTGTCTCTGCCATCCTGCACATTCCTTCAGCCACTGGGCAGCGGAAGGCCTTCTCTACCTGTGCTTCTCACCTTATAGTGGTAGTCATCTTCTACACAGCCGTGATCTTCATGTATGTCCGACCTCGGGCCATTGCTTCATTCAATTCTAACAAATTGATCTCAGCCATATATGCAGTCTTTACTCCCATGCTCAACCCTATCATCTACTGCCTGAGGAACAAGGAGGTCAAAAATGCCATCAGAAAAACCATGGCAAGTGGCCAAGCCCTTTTCTTGAGAGATTCTCTTTGCTGA